The sequence below is a genomic window from Methanofollis sp..
GAATAGTGCCTGGTCGGATCTTCGGAAACTTGCCGAGAAAAGCCCTGTTGCAGGCATTCAAGCACTGAAGGTTTTCCTCAAAAAGACGTTTGACATCATCGACTGTTTCTCGCAGCACTCTCTGCACCTCAAAGATTCACATGACCCATCGTTGCAGGAGGCGCTGAACGAACTTTTCCGGCTCCTTGAGCAGACGCAGCGGATCTGGGAGGACCCGGAACCGGAAGGAGATCACGATCTCCCGCAGGATGCAGAAACAGATCCGGATCTCGCACCGCAGTTTGAAGATCTCTCCGGCGATCTCAAAGTGTTGCAGAGTACTTCCGATCCTCAGGTGCTACACAATTTCCTGAATGATGCATTCCAGGCCGGACAGGAACTGGAGAATTTTATTCGGGCAGAATCTGCAAAGGCACAGTCCCCCGGTGAAGGGGCGGACATCAACATCCTGTCGTACTATGCAGAGCAGTTTGCTCAGGAGTATTCCCGTCTTCTCGAAACCACTTCGGACGGGGAAGGGCAATCTCCTTCAGATGATGATGGAAATGAGGAAAATGCCGAAGAAAAGTTATCCGGGCCGATTCAGGACGCAGGCAATGATGGCGCTTCTTCAAGCATAAGTTCGGCCCGAGAGTCAGGGCAGATGCAGTTATCAGATAACGATATACCCATCTTTTCGCCATCAGAAGAACTACAGAGAGACATTCTGGACGATCTCGATAACATCATCTCCGGGATTATTCTGGCACTGAAATCTGACTCGAAAGACGCTTCCGATTCAGACAACCCGCAAGAAGGGTTGGTCGGAGGAGTTCTGAAGTTTACGGAAAAACCAGAATCCAATGAGATCATACAGGCAATTCTCCGACACCAGTTAAACCCTGCAATGGACCCGGTTTTATCCACTTTGCAGAAGAACCTTGACGTTCTTGAGATACTCGTCCAGCTCTTCCCCGGTAGACAGTGGGATTACTCGCTGAAGGATCTTCACAGGAATTATCTCGAAAACCTTGAGCGCTACGCAAAGATTGCAGAGGATAGCAAGACGCTCAAAGAAATCGTTGAGCAACTCGGGCGCATTGAGATGGAGTACGGGTCGAGGAAGATAGCCGTTTCCTCTCATGGAAAGACAGAGATGCATTCCATCACCTATTCCTCCGACCTTGACCATCTTCTTCCTACTGAAGCGGTTAAACTGCAAAATCCAACCCTGAAACTAAAATTTGCTGCAGACCTCGCGGAAAAAAAGCTTCTGACCTATCAGTTGCGGGGGAAGAACTGGGTCGGAGGCCCCCCATCGGCCAGAAAAAGGGGGCCTGTTGTGGCGCTGGTCGACACATCAAAGTCGATGCGCGGTTCACCCGAGACGATAGCAAAAGCCACTATCCTGGCCATTGCCCGGAGGATGCTGAAAGAAGAGAGGGACGTGAAAGTAATCCTCTTTTCATCACGGAATCAGCTGGATACGATAGACCTTACAGGTACGAAGAGGATGGCCCGGGAGTTTCTTGAATTCCTCAATCAAACATTCGGCGGAGGCACGGATTTTAACACCGCTCTGAAGGCGGGAATGCGGTCCCTGAAAGAGCCACAGTTCAGGAGCGCCGATCTTCTCTTTATCACCGACGGAGGCTCGAAAATCTCGAACGAAGCGCTTCTCGATGAGTGGAACTCCCTGAAAAAAGAGCAGGATGCGCGGATTTTCTCGATGATCATAGGCAGGACGACTGCAGGAGGTCTTGAGCAGGTATCGGATGAAACCTACCTTAT
It includes:
- a CDS encoding VWA domain-containing protein produces the protein MDEHLISGMGSPYELNRLSQIVKGDLNPIISVPRTIPRRVREDIAEIYVSELILGDHYEIRDARRFIERFGVFYPIYLNLKWNSAWSDLRKLAEKSPVAGIQALKVFLKKTFDIIDCFSQHSLHLKDSHDPSLQEALNELFRLLEQTQRIWEDPEPEGDHDLPQDAETDPDLAPQFEDLSGDLKVLQSTSDPQVLHNFLNDAFQAGQELENFIRAESAKAQSPGEGADINILSYYAEQFAQEYSRLLETTSDGEGQSPSDDDGNEENAEEKLSGPIQDAGNDGASSSISSARESGQMQLSDNDIPIFSPSEELQRDILDDLDNIISGIILALKSDSKDASDSDNPQEGLVGGVLKFTEKPESNEIIQAILRHQLNPAMDPVLSTLQKNLDVLEILVQLFPGRQWDYSLKDLHRNYLENLERYAKIAEDSKTLKEIVEQLGRIEMEYGSRKIAVSSHGKTEMHSITYSSDLDHLLPTEAVKLQNPTLKLKFAADLAEKKLLTYQLRGKNWVGGPPSARKRGPVVALVDTSKSMRGSPETIAKATILAIARRMLKEERDVKVILFSSRNQLDTIDLTGTKRMAREFLEFLNQTFGGGTDFNTALKAGMRSLKEPQFRSADLLFITDGGSKISNEALLDEWNSLKKEQDARIFSMIIGRTTAGGLEQVSDETYLMQKSDAWSPGNSPAHLIRHITMRSW